The proteins below come from a single Desulfovibrio sp. genomic window:
- a CDS encoding autotransporter domain-containing protein: MRFTQGALGMLMQRYRGILKKCHMLNVLGGVAISAFLMGSAGMAVAAAPIAISDTHQVADGAAETYTTIDVNNGGILAIARNAKVSGSDVTVNTGGTLTSAKNLHFGSFSPEPGTGLLGSSLTLDGGTVSAQHMGLAPSGTATLKKGMLTLNSLDMRNGTFAFNVAGGDSATLTLLGTTDGTDFLQGTSLSVGTGNNVFLGADSGPGGNQTSTTSLAVSGGSLQVGHGNWQTGDLTQTGGQAKISGNAVLTVNNLDQTGGLLTVGGTTNSGKLVVNGSVANAAYAAGSTGVAVTGTGTLQVKYDELVNATGDDFKDSATQHAVNVANGGTLLLNGYVGSGMTLAEFKTLSDKLLAAGSTGTVQGITVSTSGASLQDVGDARLATPTAVINGSGGLTSGAATVGGITGATTVSGNAALTLTGQASGNVLADSGVTLNGGILTLGNPAGGSTGGTLQGGIDASTGTNTINVINGTHTVAGGLTGNATTTVAVGSSSGSGTLVATGVSMNGGQLNFDPPFAAAGDTSNASMGGLTFTANTLDALMTVGQNSMVSLGSTDAEWLRTEVLRYQSDGKGLWGQDITAALALRTPQTLSTAGGINVDGTWVTGGAAATANTAHFADKSLLVVDATGIGSGVALSGEAGGTSTLTVDSGAKLHIVGGQDGETLNVTGGFGASTKDAASWTGSNLTTSTALLSATGGTFDTANGAYSVSLKANAASSSFPMLSNSMGALVDRMVVQTGVNPNSPNAGVRFISRAMSDNYIGTTDRDKAAATVEGAAQMAAVGAVQGSTLSAATAASGAVLNRTSMTSPRTDMSQAVAVRQDTDGSLSLDSGLSAGDGLKNGLGIWIMPLYQSNNVWGMKAENFKTGYNSSLGGIALGADYTINDMFRFGAAFNVGAGYAKSNGDFNSTDNRFNFWGVSLYGGWVYNNFGLSADVGYTGNYSKVEQDMPASMQMSDLKADVTSHAWNTGLKAEYKFNAGALDIIPHVGVRYLGLVTDGYDVKSGGTVFEVDESTQSIWTFPVGVSFAKTFETESGWQIKPQLDLGVIPAAGDVKARSKARVPGVDSQAEMKMQVVDYATFDGGLGFELGKGDFTLGLTYNLQASELRTGHGVFGSLRYEF, encoded by the coding sequence ATGCGATTTACACAAGGTGCCCTGGGTATGCTCATGCAGCGCTACAGGGGAATTCTGAAAAAATGTCACATGCTCAATGTGCTTGGCGGAGTGGCAATTAGCGCATTTTTGATGGGAAGTGCTGGCATGGCAGTTGCCGCTGCGCCCATCGCCATCAGCGACACGCATCAGGTAGCGGACGGTGCGGCAGAGACCTACACCACAATTGACGTGAACAATGGCGGCATACTGGCCATCGCGCGCAACGCCAAGGTGAGCGGGTCAGACGTAACCGTTAACACCGGCGGCACACTGACTTCTGCGAAGAATCTGCACTTCGGCTCTTTCAGCCCAGAGCCGGGCACGGGTCTGCTTGGTAGTAGCCTCACCCTGGACGGTGGCACTGTTAGCGCCCAGCACATGGGGCTGGCCCCCAGCGGAACGGCAACCCTGAAAAAAGGCATGCTCACGCTGAATTCGCTGGACATGCGCAATGGCACATTTGCCTTTAATGTTGCAGGCGGCGACAGCGCCACTCTCACACTGCTTGGCACCACCGATGGCACGGACTTTCTTCAGGGAACAAGCCTCAGCGTTGGTACGGGCAACAACGTTTTTCTGGGGGCAGATTCCGGCCCCGGCGGCAACCAGACATCCACCACATCTCTGGCTGTAAGCGGCGGTTCGCTACAGGTTGGGCACGGCAACTGGCAAACTGGCGACCTGACCCAGACCGGCGGGCAGGCCAAGATCAGCGGCAACGCGGTGCTGACAGTGAACAACCTCGACCAGACCGGCGGCCTGCTGACTGTGGGCGGCACCACCAATTCCGGCAAACTTGTGGTCAATGGCAGTGTGGCCAATGCAGCCTATGCTGCCGGTTCCACGGGCGTGGCAGTGACGGGTACGGGCACCTTGCAGGTGAAGTATGATGAACTGGTCAACGCCACGGGCGATGACTTCAAAGACTCTGCCACCCAGCACGCCGTGAATGTTGCCAATGGTGGCACCCTGCTGCTGAATGGCTATGTCGGTTCAGGCATGACGCTGGCTGAATTCAAAACTTTGTCAGACAAGCTCTTGGCTGCTGGCAGCACGGGTACAGTACAGGGCATCACGGTGAGCACTTCCGGCGCATCATTGCAGGATGTGGGCGATGCCCGTCTTGCCACGCCCACTGCCGTCATAAACGGCAGCGGAGGACTCACTTCCGGGGCCGCAACGGTTGGCGGCATCACTGGCGCAACCACTGTCAGCGGCAACGCAGCTTTGACCCTTACTGGGCAGGCTTCAGGTAATGTTCTGGCAGACAGCGGCGTCACGCTCAACGGCGGTATACTGACGTTGGGCAATCCTGCGGGCGGCTCAACCGGCGGCACACTACAGGGCGGTATTGATGCCTCCACAGGCACCAATACTATCAATGTGATCAACGGCACGCATACCGTTGCCGGTGGCCTCACTGGCAACGCAACCACTACGGTTGCCGTGGGCAGCAGCTCCGGCAGCGGCACCCTTGTTGCCACCGGCGTCAGCATGAATGGTGGCCAGCTCAACTTTGACCCGCCTTTCGCTGCCGCTGGTGACACTTCAAACGCCTCCATGGGCGGTTTGACCTTCACCGCCAATACCCTGGATGCCCTGATGACCGTGGGCCAGAACAGCATGGTGTCTCTGGGCAGCACAGATGCCGAATGGCTGCGCACAGAAGTGCTGCGTTATCAGAGTGACGGAAAGGGCCTGTGGGGGCAGGACATAACGGCGGCGCTCGCCTTGCGCACGCCGCAGACGCTGAGCACCGCAGGCGGCATCAATGTGGATGGAACATGGGTCACGGGCGGCGCGGCCGCCACTGCCAACACCGCTCATTTTGCCGATAAATCTCTGCTTGTGGTGGACGCTACGGGCATCGGCAGCGGCGTGGCCCTTTCAGGTGAAGCCGGGGGCACCAGCACCCTTACTGTGGATTCCGGTGCAAAATTGCACATCGTGGGCGGTCAGGACGGAGAAACGCTGAACGTCACTGGCGGCTTTGGCGCTTCCACAAAGGATGCTGCCAGCTGGACAGGCAGCAACCTGACCACAAGCACCGCTCTGCTTTCCGCCACGGGCGGCACGTTTGATACGGCCAATGGCGCATACAGCGTGTCCCTTAAGGCCAATGCGGCGTCTTCGTCCTTCCCCATGTTGTCGAACAGCATGGGGGCACTGGTAGATCGCATGGTGGTTCAGACCGGGGTAAATCCGAATTCGCCCAACGCGGGCGTGCGCTTCATCTCCCGCGCCATGAGCGATAATTACATCGGCACGACAGACCGCGACAAGGCCGCCGCAACTGTTGAAGGTGCGGCCCAGATGGCTGCTGTAGGTGCCGTGCAGGGCAGCACCCTGAGTGCTGCGACTGCGGCCTCCGGTGCGGTGCTCAACCGCACATCAATGACGTCGCCGCGTACAGACATGAGCCAAGCCGTGGCCGTGAGGCAAGATACGGACGGCAGCCTCAGCCTTGATTCCGGGCTCAGTGCCGGTGACGGCCTTAAAAACGGCCTTGGAATTTGGATCATGCCGCTCTACCAGTCCAACAATGTTTGGGGCATGAAGGCGGAGAACTTCAAAACCGGCTACAACAGCAGTCTTGGCGGCATTGCCCTGGGTGCGGATTACACCATCAACGACATGTTCCGCTTCGGTGCCGCGTTCAACGTCGGTGCCGGGTACGCAAAATCCAACGGCGATTTCAACAGCACGGACAATCGCTTCAACTTCTGGGGCGTGAGCCTTTACGGCGGCTGGGTGTACAACAACTTCGGTCTTTCTGCCGATGTGGGCTATACCGGCAACTACAGTAAGGTGGAGCAGGATATGCCCGCCTCCATGCAGATGAGCGACCTCAAGGCCGACGTCACCAGCCATGCCTGGAATACGGGCCTTAAGGCGGAATACAAATTCAACGCCGGTGCGCTGGATATTATTCCGCATGTGGGGGTGCGCTATCTGGGCCTTGTGACCGATGGCTATGACGTGAAGAGCGGCGGCACCGTCTTTGAGGTGGACGAGAGCACGCAGTCCATTTGGACATTCCCCGTAGGCGTGAGCTTTGCCAAAACCTTTGAAACCGAGAGCGGCTGGCAGATCAAGCCGCAGCTTGATCTGGGCGTTATCCCGGCGGCGGGAGACGTAAAGGCCAGGAGCAAGGCCCGCGTTCCCGGTGTGGACAGCCAGGCCGAAATGAAAATGCAGGTGGTGGATTACGCCACCTTTGACGGCGGCTTGGGCTTTGAGCTTGGCAAGGGCGACTTTACCCTTGGGCTGACCTATAATCTGCAGGCATCGGAACTCCGCACTGGGCATGGCGTGTTTGGTTCGCTGCGGTATGAGTTTTAA
- a CDS encoding helix-turn-helix transcriptional regulator: protein MQEKSCPFGPAFRLERQQRGISQWTVSMRLQYHTRNIQRIEDGSRQPGVLLALRMVVAVDAAPGDFFETLFEEAVGEAGDGVLSPAQRVSVNYQPLGAVEGLKSIFGPLLAQARLAVGMSQTAMAKSAGYNLRNVNAVEKGQQEPGVMSALALVAATGVDIREFFDQLHHASAALPKE, encoded by the coding sequence ATGCAAGAAAAATCATGCCCATTCGGACCGGCTTTTAGGCTGGAGCGTCAGCAACGAGGAATATCGCAGTGGACGGTATCCATGCGTCTGCAGTACCACACGCGTAACATTCAACGCATTGAGGATGGCTCGCGCCAGCCTGGTGTGCTGCTCGCGCTACGCATGGTGGTCGCAGTTGATGCGGCCCCGGGGGATTTTTTTGAAACTCTTTTTGAAGAAGCCGTCGGCGAAGCTGGCGATGGGGTCTTATCGCCAGCCCAGAGGGTGAGCGTGAATTACCAGCCACTGGGGGCAGTTGAGGGGCTGAAGAGCATATTTGGTCCGTTACTGGCTCAGGCACGGCTGGCCGTCGGCATGTCGCAGACCGCCATGGCAAAAAGCGCGGGTTATAACCTGCGCAATGTCAATGCGGTGGAAAAAGGGCAGCAAGAGCCTGGCGTGATGTCTGCTCTTGCCCTAGTGGCGGCAACGGGTGTGGATATCCGCGAGTTTTTTGATCAGCTGCATCATGCCTCAGCCGCGCTCCCCAAGGAGTAA